The Rhizobium rosettiformans genomic sequence CCGATGAAGCCGCCGCCCGGTTCGTTATGGCCGCGAAACAGCATGAAGACAGCCGCGCCAAGCAGAAGCACGAAGAACAGGCGGGACATGGTGGAAAAGATGACGGACATGGTCGGTCACTCCTTGTTGCGGGCGGGTTTGAGGGAGCCGCGCAGCAGTCCCCAGGCGGCAATGGTGGCAATGGCGACGACCACGATCTCGCCGAGCGTATCGATGGCGCGGTAGTCGACGAGGATGACGTTCACGACATTGCGGCCATAGGCTTCGAGGTAGCTCGTCTCGCCGAAATAGTCGGACAGGCGCAGGTCAATGGGCGTGACGCCGATGGAGGCAAGCGCGATGAACATCATCCCGGCAAAGCCCACCGCGATCATGCCATCACGCCTGCGCTCGGACAGCGTGCGCGAATGCCGGCGTCGGGACGGCAGCTTTAGAAGTACGGCTGTCATCAGGATCACGATCAGGGTCTCGACCGCCATCTGCGTCAGCGCCAGGTCCGGGGCACCGTTCAGCATGAAGATCACGGCCGAGCCGAAGCCAACGATGCCGACGGAGACAAGACCGGCAATCAGCGAGCGGACGATGATCGTCGCGAAGGCACCGACGACGGTCAGCATCAGGACGAGCGCCACCGAGATACGGATGCTGCCCTCCGAGGCGAGGAAGTCGGCCGATGGTGCAGCCAGGAAGGCGATGGCCAGACCCAGGGTGACCACCAGGACGACTGCTGTGGTGTAGCGATGCTGATCGCCGTTCTGGAGCACCCTCGTCGACAGGCGTGCGGTCGCCAGAACGCCGTTCAGGGCCTTGTGGTAGAAGCGATCGCCGAGGAAGGCATACAGCTTGTCGTAACGACGGAGCGCGTTGTGGATGCGGGTCCACTGGATGACGATGACGGCGCCGATGGCGACGACGAGCATGGACAGCACCAGCATCGGCGTCAGGCCGTGCCAGAGCTTGAACGAAACGTCGACCGGCTGACCGAGCAGTGCCGAGGCGGCCGGACCGATGATCCACTGTCCAGCGGGCGCGGGGATGAGACCGATCAGGATGCCACCGGCTGCGAGCAGCAAGGGTCCTGCCAGAAGGCCTGATGTCTCGCCATGATGGATCTCACGTGTGGTCTCGGACTTGAGGTAGAAGGGTCGGATCGACACGACACCTGCCACGCCGACCATGACGGCATTGACGAGAACCGCAGCCGCGATCGGCAGGATGTTCCAGTCATTGGCGAGCTGCGCCTCGAACAGATATTCCTTCGAGATGAAGCCGACGAAGGGCGGCAAGCCGGCCATCGATAGGCTGGCAAGCACGGCAGCAACGGCGGTGACCGGCAGGAAGCGGGCGAGGCCGGCCAGCTTGTGCAGACGGGTTTCGCCGGTCGCATGGATGGCGGTGCCGGCGCAGAAGAACAGGGCCGCCTTGTAGAGCGCATGGCTGAGGATGAAGCCGACGGTGGCAACAGCGGCCACTTCGCCCGTCAGGCCGATCAGCATCACCAGAATGCCGAGCGAGGCAACGGTGGACTGGGCGAGAACCGCCTTGAAACCTTCGGCACGCAGCGCCTGCAGGGCGGCAATGATCATGGTCAGAGATCCGAAGACCACCAGCGTGTGTCCGAAGCCCGGCATGCCGGCAAACACACCGTCGAAGCGGGCGAGCAGAAAGACGCCGAGCTTCACCATGGTCGCCGAATGCAGATAGGCGGAGGCGGGCGTCGGCGCGGCCATGGCATTGGGCAGCCAGAAATGGAACGGGAACTGCGCGCTCTTGGTGAACGCCCCGATCATGATGAGGATTGCGATCGGGATGGCCCAGGTGCTGGCGACCAGCTCGTTCGAGCGTGCCAGCACTTCCGTGAAGGAGAAGGTGCCGAGCGTCATGCCGATGAGAAGGATGCCGGCAAACAGCGCGAGACCGCCGCCACCGGTGACGATCAGCGACTGTAGAGCCGACTTGCGCGCCGCTTCCTTGTGACCGTCGAAGCCGATGAGGAGGAAGGAGGCGAGGCTCGTCAGCTCCCAGAAGACGAACATGACAATGAGATTGTCCGAGAGCACGGTTCCCAGCATCGCGGTCATGAACAGCATGATGAGGCTGAGGAAGCGTCCGATCTCGCCGCTCGGCTTTTCGGCGAAGTAAGCCCCCGCATAAATCACCACCAGCGTTCCGATGCCGCTGATCAGCAAGCCGAACAGCAATGAAAAGCCGTCCAGACGGAATGCGAGTTCGACGCCGAGCGAGGGCACCCAGGCCAGTTGGGCAATCAGGGCCTGTCCGTCTGCCACCGGCGCGACATGCATGAGTAGCGAGGCGAAGATGAACAGAGGTATGAGGCTCACCACCCAGCCGGTGTATCGCCCGAGCAGCGACGAGGCCGGTTTGGCGATGATTGCCCCGGCCAGTGCGATTAGTATGGTCCACTCAAAGTTCACGGTACGAGTTCCTCTTGTTGTCCACTCTCAGACAGCAAGAGGCGTGCCAGTTTGAAGTCGTATGAAAATCAGTGATTTATGACGCATCGTCCTTTCTGCGTGTTCGGAATTCCGAATAGGGACCTGTCGGAATTCGGAATTCCGAACATGTTTTCCCTCCGGCAAGCGTCCCAATCCGACGACGCATTGCGACAGTGCCGAACCGCCGTCCGGACTTGGTCGAGGGAACCATCTGCCTTCCGAGACAATTCCCCAGACATCAAGCCAGGATGACGAAAGCGGTAATGAAACGGAAGGAACTATCATGACATCCAAGCGTATCATCGCGGTGCTGACCATGGTCGCCTGCGGCGCTGCGGCCTCCCCAGCTCTGGCGCAATCCTCACCATACCCTGGGGACGACCCTGCCGAACTCTTTGGATACGACATCGAGGTCAGTGAAACGGATAGCGAGCGTGTCGCCGAGAACGCTTTGCGGGCCGTGCAGCGGGCGGGAGAAACGGCCGAAGAAATCAAGATGGTCTTCGGGGCCACGCGTTTCGAGTTCGTGGCGCTGAAGCCGGACAGCATGAAAGTTGTCGAGCCGGAACTTGCCAAGAGGCAATCCGACGTGTTGGAGCTGCAGGCAGCCGTCGAGAGCAGCTCCTTGTTCTATACGGCGATGCGAAGCGAGGGCGTCGCGGCAAGCGACGTCATCGGTGCGGATCTCGCAGACGGTGACAGCGGTCTGACGTCCGAAAAACGAGTGACGATCTATCTTGCGCCGTGAAAGGGGATGCGCTACGCGCATCGGCCCTGTTCCGGCAAGTGGGTCGAGCTGTCGGTGGTCGGCCTCACCGCGATTGGCGGTTCCAGAAATGCTGGGCGACCGCAAACAGAAGACCGACCGCGACCGCCGGGACCAGATCATCCAGCATGACGCCCCAACCGGATGGGACTTGCTCGACATAGGCAACCGGCCAGGGTTTTATCCGGTCGAAAAACAGGAAGAGAGCCGCAAACGGCACCAGCATCCGCCAGCCCGCCTGACGGATCAGCGAGGCACCGATCAGGAAAGCCGCTACTTCGTCGATAACAATCCGGCGGTCATCCTTTATGCCGGTCGCCAGATCGATCGCTGACGACACATGGACGCCGAGTGCGAAGATGAGCACGGCAAACACCGGAACCACGAGCCTCGGCAACTTGATCGCCAAGACCAGCAGCGGCAAGAGCGCGAATACCGCAAGCCCCGCACGGAGCGGAACGACCAATCCTGTTCCGAACCAGGTGGCCATCAGCCACTGCCACGTCGGAACCAGACCTGCGCCTAGCGGTTCGAGAACGTAGAATTCGACCATGGGCTCCCCGAAGCGGTTGCCGCGATTGGCGCTTGTCCCCCCGCAGGACGCGAGCGGTGTAGCCACCCACTGGGCGGAGGGCTCAGACTACCTTGTCACATGCATCATAATTGCCTTGAGTTCATCCATGGTAAATGGCTTTGAGAGCTGCAATGCGTCCGTGATGCCGGACGCCGACTTCGCGGCATTGTCGCCGCTGGCGAAGACGATCCTGACGGAAGGCCATCGTTCGCGAACGATCCTTGCCAGGTCGGTGCCTGCCATGCCGGGTAGCCCCACATCCGTCAAGAGAACGTCGATGCTCTTCTTGTCCAGAATCTGGATCGCCTCTTCAGCCGATCTGGCCTCGTCGACGGCGTGTCCGAGTTCTTCGACCATGTCGACGGTCGACATCAGGATGAGAGGCTCGTCTTCAACAATCAGTATTCGCATCTTCTCAAACGTGGTTCGGTTCGTTGGCTCGGGCGCCGAGGCGGGCGAGTTTTCAGCGGCGGCTTGATGCTCGCGTGCCATCCGCTCAACGGCAATCTGATGCTGCTGCGCATTTCCCAGCACGTGGCGTACCTTGCGCGCCAGGGCTTCCCGCGTATAGGGCTTGGACAAAAGCTCGACCCCGGCATCAAGCTTGCCGCCATGCACGATGGAGTTCTCGGTATAGCCGGAGGTGTAGAGTACGGCCATGCGTGGAAAGAGCGCCTTGGCCTTCCGGGCGAGTTCGGTGCTCCGCATCGGACCCGGCATGACCACATCGGTGAAAAGAAGATCTATCTGCACGCCGCTGTTGACGATGGCGAAAGCCGCTTGGGCATCATGCGCCTTCAAGACGCGATATCCAAGATCAGCCAACAACGCGACAGATGTCTCGCGTACACCATCGTCGTCTTCCACGACAAGAACCGTTTCGGTGCCGCCCTTTGCCGGCGCAGCGCTTAGATCCGTGAGGCTGTCCTCGACCTGGTTGGTGCGCGGCATGTAGAGCTTCATGGTCGTGCCATGCCCGGCTTCGCTGTAGATCTTCAGGTGGCCTCCGGATTGCTTGATGAAGCCGTACACCATCGACAGTCCAAGACCACTGCCCTTGCCATCCGATTTGGTCGTGAAGAAGGGCTCTAGGACATGCTCGATGATATCAAGGGGTATACCCGATCCGGTATCGGAGACCGCAACCATCACATATTGGCCAGCGCGCACATCGTCATGTGTGCGGGCATATTCGTCATCGAGGACGGAGTTCGCGGCTTCGATCGTCAACCGTCCACGGCCTTCCATCGCATCGCGCGCGTTGATCGCCAGGTTCAGGATCGCATTTTCGAGCTGGCTGGGATCGATCAAAGTGTTCCACAGGCCCCCGGAAACCACAGTCTCCAGTTCGATTTCCTCGCCCAGCGCACGGCGAAGCATGTCATCCATGTTCTGGATCAGCCGGCGTACGTTGACGACTTTTGGCTCAAGCGGTTGCCGACGTCCGAAGGCCAGTAGCTGTGACGCCAGTTTCGCGCCTCGCGTGACGCCGGACAAGGCATTCTGCAGGCGCTGTTCGGCGCGCGCATTGCCTTCGACATCCTTGGACAGAAGCTGCAGATTGCCGCCGACGACCTGAAGGAGATTGTTGAAGTCGTGGGCGACACCGCCTGTGAGGTTGCCAAGTGATTCCATTTTCTGTGCCTGCCTCAACGCGAGTTGCACGGTTTCGCGTTCGACAGTTTCCTTCTCCAGCTCCAGAAGCGCCGTTCTCAGCTCATAAGTACGCTGCTCCACTCTTTGCTCGAGTGTATGGTTGAGGGTTTTGAGCTGCTCCTCCGCCCGCCGCTGATCGGTCACATCGAAACCATCGACAAAGATGCCGGTGACATGACCAGCCTGATCAAGGATCGGCTGATAGATGAGGTTGAGGAACCGCTCTTCGGGGCTCGTCGCGTCCTCGCGCTGAAGGTGAACCTTGAGGTTCCGTCCGATATAGGGTTTGCCGGACTGGAAGACGCTGTCCAGCAACTCGAAGAACCCCTGTCCCTCCACTTCCGGAAGCGCATGGCGGACAGTCAGCCCGACCAGCATGCGGTTCCCCACGAGTTGGAGGTAGGCGTCGTTCACCAGCTCGAACACATGTTCGGGCCCGCTGAGAATGCACATGAAACTCGGAGCCTGCTGGAAGAGTGCCCGCATGCGGTCGCGCTCGGCCGTTCGAAGCTCCACTTCCGAGGAAAGCTGACGATTGACCTGCTCCAGGGCGATGGCCGCCTTCTCGCGCAGATCGGCAGCCTCAGCAAGCGCCGCCGAGCGTCGCTTCTCCGACTCGAATGCTTCGGCACTGGCAAGGCGTGAACTGATCTGGCCGGCAATCAGCCTGAAGAAGTCCAGGTACTCGTCGCTGACCGTACGATACGGATTAAGCCCGCTGATCAGAACGCCCCGTGCCTTTTCACCGCCTTGACCGATCAGTGGAACGACCGCTGCCTGCTTCGGTGCGGTTTGCCAGACCCCGTGCGGGACGTCGTGAGCGCCCGCGAGGTCCACCAGCTCGACCGCCTGCTTGTCCCAGACTTGTCCCATACGCCATATCGTTTCTGATCGGCAGACCGCTGCGGGAAGCAACGCATCACAACCTTCGGCGCCGCAGACCCATTGGCGGCGCGCATTCCCTTCATCGTCGAAGATGTAGAGAGCGCTGAAGGGCAGATCATGCAGATTTTCGCGTAATGCGATGTGAGATGCCTCTAGAACCTCGCTTTCGATGTCGGCGGCGGCAAGGCCAGATGCGAGCGTTCGCAGTGTCGCCATGCGGCGCTCGCTTATGACCCGCTCGGTCTCTTCCGTGACGGCGCAGAAGACGCCTTCCACCTTGCCGGTATCCCCGATCAGCGGACTGTACGAGAAGGTGTGATAAGTCTCTTCGGGATATCCACCGCGCTCAAGCAAAAGCAGAAGCGCCCTGTCCCAGGTGGCCTCGCCAGTATCATAAACGGTCGCCAACCGATCCTTGATGTCATCCCAGATCTCCGCCCAGAGAACGTGCGTAGGGACGGCAAGGGCATTTGGATGCTTGATGCCCAAAGTCGGCCGATAGGCGTCATTGTAGAAGAAGGCGATATCAGGTCCCCAGCCCAGCCACATCTCGAATTTCGAGGTCAGAAGCAGGCGGATTGCCACCTTCAGAGCCTCCGGCCATCGATCCGGCGAGCCAAGCGAACTTGCTGCCCAATCATGCCGTCGCATCAGTTGCGACATTTCACTGTCGCCGATGAAAATGTCCTGATGCGAATCCGAAATGTTGAGGGTCATGCTGCTTCCGTCAAAACTCGCCGCACATTTCGGCTTCAATGAACGTCCGGGGCGCCGACAGGTTCCATGGCAAGGTCGATTTTCTTCACGTCTTGAATAGATCTCGTCCAGCGTTGCGTGAGTCAGGCGGACAATAGCGTCCACAGCGGAGATGCACCGACAAAGGACGCCGAATACCTTTTGGGAACAGATCTCCCTCCGAAGGGTTTTCTCTATTCATCAACAACAGGAGGAAATCATGGACCACAGCAATCACGTCCGTCTTGCCGCGACCGAACTTACTCCAGCAGTCCTGGAAGGTGCGACCGTATATGGTGCCGACGACCACAAGGTCGGTAAGGTCGATCATGTCCACGGCGCCGGTGCCGGTAGTCAGGCGATCATCGATGTCGGTGGTTTCCTTGGAATTGGAGCCAAGCCCGTTGCCGTACCGCTGACCGATCTGGACTTCATGCGTGACGAAGATGGCGACGTCCATGCCGTAACAACCTGGACCAAGGACCAGCTTAAGGACATGCCTGAGCACCGCCACTGAGATGTCCGCATCAGTGTGATGCGACGGATAGGTGAGGCCCGGCCACTGCGTCGGGCTTGATTGTCTTCGCGCTTGAGCCGGGTATGGAGCCCTCGTGTCATTCTCATCTCAGTCCCCGGACTCCACCTGTCGGAATTTCGGTTTCCGCAGAGGGAGAGGCCGCCCTCGCTGTTGGCGCCAGAAGGACGCACCGGTCCGCAAAGCGGGAACCATTGAGACAGAGAAAGGTTGGGCACTTGATACTTCACAACGTTTGAATGGAAATCCAATGGCTACCGAAAAGACTTTGTCCGACCTGTTCCTTGATACGCTCAAGGACATCTATTTCGCCGAAAAACAGATTCTGAAGGCGTTGCCGAAGATGGCGCGGGCAGCCCAGTCCGAAGAGGGCAAGGCTGGCTTCCTGCAGCACCGCGACGAAACCCAGGGCCAGATCGAGCGCCTGGAACAGGTGTTCGAATTGCTCGGCAAGTCGCCGCGCGGCAAGACCTGCGAAGCCATCCAGGGCATCATCGCCGAGGGCGAAGAGATCATGGAAGACTACAAGGGCACGGCTGCCCTTGATGCGGGTCTCATCTCATCGGCACAGGCTGTCGAGCATTATGAAATCGCCCGCTACGGCACGCTCAAGGCCTGGGCCAAGCAGCTCGGTCTGAAGGAAGCAATCCCGTTGCTGGATGCCAATCTCCAGGAAGAGATTGCAACCGACGAGAAACTGACGGCTCTCGGCGAAGCCTCAGCGAACGTCAAGAGCATGAAGAAGGCCAGCTAAGCCGCCTTCAGTGACTGAAAGACCGCCCTTTGAGGCGGTCTTTTGTTTTTCAAGCCATCCCCAATCCAAGCAGGGATTTCAGGAGTTCTCTATGGCCAAGACATCTACCCGTGGGTCCGCGGGGCCCAAAACTTCAACGGTCAAGATCCACGACCAGACCATGCAGCGCGGCGAAGGCGGCGAGTTGCATCAGATCGCCGAAGGTGATGCGCCCCTGCTGACGACAGCTCAGGGCGGCCCGGTTTCCGATGACCAGAATTCGCTGCGCGTTGGGCCACGTGGTCCGCTGGTGATGGATGATTTCCATTTCCGCGAGAAGATGTTCCACTTCGACCATGAGCGCATTCCGGAGCGGGTGGTGCATGCCCGCGGTTATGGTGCGCACGGCTATTTCGAAACCTACGAGTCCCTTGCCGACTACACCAAGGCCGATCTCTTCCAGCGTCCCGGAGAGAGAACGGAAGCCTTCGTTCGTTTCTCGACCGTTGCCGGCAACAAGGGCTCCGCCGACCTTGCCCGCGATGTCCGCGGCTTTGCCGTCAAGCTCTATACGAAAGAAGGCAACTGGGATCTCGTCGGCAATAACATCCCGATCTTCTTCATCCAGGATGCCATCAAGTTCCCGGATCTGATCCATGCCGCCAAGCAGGAGCCGGACCGGGCTTTCCCGCAGGCGCAGACCGCCCATGACACCTTCTGGGATTTCATCAGCCTGACGCCTGAGAGCATGAACATGGTCATGTGGATCATGTCGGACCGGACAATCCCGCGCTCCTTCCGCTTCATGGAAGGTTTCGGCGTTCACACGTTCCGCTTTGTCAACGCAAAGGACGAATCCACCTTCGTCAAATTCCACTGGAAGCCGAAGCTGGGCCTCCAGTCGGTGGCCTGGAACGAGGCCGTCAAGATCAACGGCGCCGATCCGGATTTCCATCGCCGCGATCTCTGGCAATCCATCCAGTCCGGCAATTTCCCGGAATGGGAATTGCAGGTTCAGCTCTTCGATCAGGAGTTTGCCGACAGCTTCGATTTCGACGTGCTCGACCCGACAAAGATCATTCCCGAAGAGCTCTTGCCACCCGTCGCCATCGGCCGGCTGGTGCTCGACCGCATGCCCGACAACTTCTTTGCGGAGACCGAGCAGGTCGCCTTCATGACGCAGAACGTGCCGCCGGGCATCGATTTCAGCAATGATCCGCTGCTGCAGGGCCGCAATTTCTCCTATCTCGATACGCAGCTGAAGCGTCTGGGTGGGCCAAACTTTACCCATCTGCCGATCAATGCGCCCAAATGTCCCTTTGCGACCTTCCAGCAGGATGGCCACATGGCGATGCGCAATCCGGTTGGGCGGGCGAACTACCAGCCCAACTCCTTTGGCGAAGGGCCGCGGGAATCGCCGACGCGCGGCTATCGCCATTTCCCGGCTGAAGAGCAGGGCACCAAGGCACGTCTGCGTCCCGAAAGCTTTGCCGACCACTATAGCCAGGCGCGGCAGTTCTACATCAGCCAGACGCCCCCGGAGCAGCGCCATATCGCTACGGCCCTGACCTTCGAACTGAGCAAGGTGGAAACCGCCGTAATCCGTGAGCGCATGGTCTCCCATCTCCTCAACATTGATGAGACGCTGGCCAATACCGTGGCCCAGAAGCTTGGGTTCAAGTCGATGCCGAAAGCGGCGGATGCAGCGATGCCCACGCGCCAAGATCTGGAGCCGGCACCGTCGCTCAGCATCGTGGAACGCGGGCCGCAACGCTTCGAAGGCCGCAAGCTCGGCATCCTGATCACCGATGGCGTCGATGCGAAGCTGCTAAAGGGACTGACGGCGGCGATCACTAAGGAAAAGGCAGTTGTCGAACTGATCGCGCCGAAGGTCGGCGGCGTCAAGGCGTCGGATGGGAGCTGGATCGAGGTCCACCACATGATCGATGGCGGGCCATCGGTTCTCTTCGATGCCGTCGCGCTGCTGACATCGCCCGAAGCAATGGACGACCTCGTCAAGGAAGCAACTGCACGGGATTTTGTGGCGGATGCCTTCCAGCACTGCAAGTTCATCGGCTTCGACCCATCAGCCATGCCGCTTCTCGAAAAGGCCGGCATTGCGGAGACCCTCGATGAAGGCGTGATCGAATTGCCGGGTGAGGAGGGGCTGGATGGGTTCGTATCGTCCCTTGGCAAGCTCAGGGTCTGGGGACGAGAGCCGTCCGTGAAGCTGGGCAAGGCTTCCGTACCGAAGTAAGCGGTTCGGCCCCCAGTTGATGGGGGCCAGCCATTGTCTCTGCTTCAGAACGACCGGGCCTTCGGGTCGTCGCTCGCAAGCAGGCGCGCCATTGCTTCGGTGATGGTGAGGTCATCATAGGGCTTGGAGCAGATGGCGGCTACGCGCTGGAAACCTGGAAAGACGCATCCGGCCGCGATGCCATCGAGCACTACCGCATCGTCGGAATGGGTCACGGAACACCCGTCGATGCAGCCTCCGGATACGGC encodes the following:
- a CDS encoding ferritin-like domain-containing protein, encoding MATEKTLSDLFLDTLKDIYFAEKQILKALPKMARAAQSEEGKAGFLQHRDETQGQIERLEQVFELLGKSPRGKTCEAIQGIIAEGEEIMEDYKGTAALDAGLISSAQAVEHYEIARYGTLKAWAKQLGLKEAIPLLDANLQEEIATDEKLTALGEASANVKSMKKAS
- a CDS encoding hybrid sensor histidine kinase/response regulator, producing the protein MSQLMRRHDWAASSLGSPDRWPEALKVAIRLLLTSKFEMWLGWGPDIAFFYNDAYRPTLGIKHPNALAVPTHVLWAEIWDDIKDRLATVYDTGEATWDRALLLLLERGGYPEETYHTFSYSPLIGDTGKVEGVFCAVTEETERVISERRMATLRTLASGLAAADIESEVLEASHIALRENLHDLPFSALYIFDDEGNARRQWVCGAEGCDALLPAAVCRSETIWRMGQVWDKQAVELVDLAGAHDVPHGVWQTAPKQAAVVPLIGQGGEKARGVLISGLNPYRTVSDEYLDFFRLIAGQISSRLASAEAFESEKRRSAALAEAADLREKAAIALEQVNRQLSSEVELRTAERDRMRALFQQAPSFMCILSGPEHVFELVNDAYLQLVGNRMLVGLTVRHALPEVEGQGFFELLDSVFQSGKPYIGRNLKVHLQREDATSPEERFLNLIYQPILDQAGHVTGIFVDGFDVTDQRRAEEQLKTLNHTLEQRVEQRTYELRTALLELEKETVERETVQLALRQAQKMESLGNLTGGVAHDFNNLLQVVGGNLQLLSKDVEGNARAEQRLQNALSGVTRGAKLASQLLAFGRRQPLEPKVVNVRRLIQNMDDMLRRALGEEIELETVVSGGLWNTLIDPSQLENAILNLAINARDAMEGRGRLTIEAANSVLDDEYARTHDDVRAGQYVMVAVSDTGSGIPLDIIEHVLEPFFTTKSDGKGSGLGLSMVYGFIKQSGGHLKIYSEAGHGTTMKLYMPRTNQVEDSLTDLSAAPAKGGTETVLVVEDDDGVRETSVALLADLGYRVLKAHDAQAAFAIVNSGVQIDLLFTDVVMPGPMRSTELARKAKALFPRMAVLYTSGYTENSIVHGGKLDAGVELLSKPYTREALARKVRHVLGNAQQHQIAVERMAREHQAAAENSPASAPEPTNRTTFEKMRILIVEDEPLILMSTVDMVEELGHAVDEARSAEEAIQILDKKSIDVLLTDVGLPGMAGTDLARIVRERWPSVRIVFASGDNAAKSASGITDALQLSKPFTMDELKAIMMHVTR
- the mbhE gene encoding hydrogen gas-evolving membrane-bound hydrogenase subunit E, whose protein sequence is MNFEWTILIALAGAIIAKPASSLLGRYTGWVVSLIPLFIFASLLMHVAPVADGQALIAQLAWVPSLGVELAFRLDGFSLLFGLLISGIGTLVVIYAGAYFAEKPSGEIGRFLSLIMLFMTAMLGTVLSDNLIVMFVFWELTSLASFLLIGFDGHKEAARKSALQSLIVTGGGGLALFAGILLIGMTLGTFSFTEVLARSNELVASTWAIPIAILIMIGAFTKSAQFPFHFWLPNAMAAPTPASAYLHSATMVKLGVFLLARFDGVFAGMPGFGHTLVVFGSLTMIIAALQALRAEGFKAVLAQSTVASLGILVMLIGLTGEVAAVATVGFILSHALYKAALFFCAGTAIHATGETRLHKLAGLARFLPVTAVAAVLASLSMAGLPPFVGFISKEYLFEAQLANDWNILPIAAAVLVNAVMVGVAGVVSIRPFYLKSETTREIHHGETSGLLAGPLLLAAGGILIGLIPAPAGQWIIGPAASALLGQPVDVSFKLWHGLTPMLVLSMLVVAIGAVIVIQWTRIHNALRRYDKLYAFLGDRFYHKALNGVLATARLSTRVLQNGDQHRYTTAVVLVVTLGLAIAFLAAPSADFLASEGSIRISVALVLMLTVVGAFATIIVRSLIAGLVSVGIVGFGSAVIFMLNGAPDLALTQMAVETLIVILMTAVLLKLPSRRRHSRTLSERRRDGMIAVGFAGMMFIALASIGVTPIDLRLSDYFGETSYLEAYGRNVVNVILVDYRAIDTLGEIVVVAIATIAAWGLLRGSLKPARNKE
- a CDS encoding PRC-barrel domain-containing protein, with amino-acid sequence MDHSNHVRLAATELTPAVLEGATVYGADDHKVGKVDHVHGAGAGSQAIIDVGGFLGIGAKPVAVPLTDLDFMRDEDGDVHAVTTWTKDQLKDMPEHRH
- a CDS encoding phosphatidylglycerophosphatase A family protein is translated as MVEFYVLEPLGAGLVPTWQWLMATWFGTGLVVPLRAGLAVFALLPLLVLAIKLPRLVVPVFAVLIFALGVHVSSAIDLATGIKDDRRIVIDEVAAFLIGASLIRQAGWRMLVPFAALFLFFDRIKPWPVAYVEQVPSGWGVMLDDLVPAVAVGLLFAVAQHFWNRQSR
- the catE gene encoding catalase, whose product is MAKTSTRGSAGPKTSTVKIHDQTMQRGEGGELHQIAEGDAPLLTTAQGGPVSDDQNSLRVGPRGPLVMDDFHFREKMFHFDHERIPERVVHARGYGAHGYFETYESLADYTKADLFQRPGERTEAFVRFSTVAGNKGSADLARDVRGFAVKLYTKEGNWDLVGNNIPIFFIQDAIKFPDLIHAAKQEPDRAFPQAQTAHDTFWDFISLTPESMNMVMWIMSDRTIPRSFRFMEGFGVHTFRFVNAKDESTFVKFHWKPKLGLQSVAWNEAVKINGADPDFHRRDLWQSIQSGNFPEWELQVQLFDQEFADSFDFDVLDPTKIIPEELLPPVAIGRLVLDRMPDNFFAETEQVAFMTQNVPPGIDFSNDPLLQGRNFSYLDTQLKRLGGPNFTHLPINAPKCPFATFQQDGHMAMRNPVGRANYQPNSFGEGPRESPTRGYRHFPAEEQGTKARLRPESFADHYSQARQFYISQTPPEQRHIATALTFELSKVETAVIRERMVSHLLNIDETLANTVAQKLGFKSMPKAADAAMPTRQDLEPAPSLSIVERGPQRFEGRKLGILITDGVDAKLLKGLTAAITKEKAVVELIAPKVGGVKASDGSWIEVHHMIDGGPSVLFDAVALLTSPEAMDDLVKEATARDFVADAFQHCKFIGFDPSAMPLLEKAGIAETLDEGVIELPGEEGLDGFVSSLGKLRVWGREPSVKLGKASVPK